One stretch of Equus przewalskii isolate Varuska chromosome 9, EquPr2, whole genome shotgun sequence DNA includes these proteins:
- the PTPRH gene encoding receptor-type tyrosine-protein phosphatase H encodes MTRAGGGLWAFGSLVLLGLCSWTGARANAPNPVRNLSVEAQTTNSITLRWEAPDDPDSQDYTYWIQWTGDGDKLENRSTTNTSVTVDGLKPGSSYEFSVWAEKNGTGSSWETLNATTAPNPVGNLSVEAQTTSSITLRWDSPDDPGSQDYTYWIQWTGDGDKLENRSTTNTNVTVDGLEPGSSYEFSVSAEKNGVYSSWETLNATTAPNPVRSLSVEAQTTSSITLRWEAPDELQDYTYWIQWTGDGDKPQNKSTTSTTVTVDGLKPGSLYEFSVFVEKNGVYSSWNNLSATTAPNPVGNLSVEAQTTSSITLRWDSPDDPGSQDYTYWIQWTGDGDKLENRSTTNTNVTVDGLEPGSSYEFSVSAEKNGVYSSWETLNATTAPSEVTDLQNETQTNNSITLSWEAPQDPHSRLYIYWVQWASEGHPERGQGLQGLQTNQTGRIRYEVKALEPGTLYTFSVWAERNNVTSSKQSLHVSTVPDPVTIISCISIPGGYGVILTWSCPPGGYQAFELQVGVQRDSQDNSSCEKGVSVSGLQPARSYPATVTTVWDGMRALPVSEICHTDSAGVIAGAIIGVLLLLILVGLLVFFLKRRRKKSEKKAAPMDPDCCFTGDIQAEDFADHVRENAKDSNCGFANEYQQLALEGHNQSQTVALAPENSAKNRYRNVLPYDWSRVPLEPLHEKPGSDYINASFIPGLWSPQEFIAAQGPLPQTVGDFWRLVWEQQSHTLVMLTNCVESGRVKCEHYWPLDAQPCTHGSLQVTLTDEEVMENWTVRDLKLWHMQEQKALSVRQFHYMTWPDHGVPHSPDPLLAFWKMLRQWLNQTMGGGPPIVHCSAGVGRTGTLIALDVLLRQLECEGLVGPFSYLKKMRESRPLMVQTEAQYVFLHECILRFLQQSSLIPAKKEPMYENLLYKNVAAIQAEQQEA; translated from the exons ATGACCAGGGCTGGCGGGGGCCTCTGGGCCTTCGGGAGCCTGGTGCTGCTG GGGCTGTGCAGCTGGACAGGAGCCAGGGCCAATG CCCCCAACCCTGTCAGGAACCTGAGCGTGGAGGCTCAGACCACCAACTCCATCACCCTGAGGTGGGAGGCGCCCGATGACCCTGACTCTCAGGACTACACCTACTGGATCCAGTGGACTGGTGATGGTGACAAACTTGAGAACAGAAGCACAACAAACACCAGTGTCACCGTGGATGGACTGAAACCTGGGTCCTCGTATGAATTTTCCGTGTGGGCAGAGAAGAATGGAACTGGTAGCTCCTGGGAAACGCTCAATGCCACCACAG CCCCCAACCCTGTCGGGAACCTGAGCGTGGAGGCTCAGACCACCAGCTCCATCACCCTGAGGTGGGATTCGCCCGATGACCCTGGCAGTCAGGACTACACCTACTGGATCCAGTGGACTGGTGATGGTGACAAACTTGAGAACAGAAGCACAACAAACACCAATGTCACTGTGGATGGACTGGAACCTGGGTCCTCGTATGAATTTTCCGTGTCGGCGGAGAAGAATGGAGTCTATAGCTCCTGGGAAACGCTCAATGCCACCACAG CCCCCAACCCTGTCAGGAGCCTGAGTGTGGAGGCTCAGACCACCAGCTCCATCACCCTGAGGTGGGAGGCGCCCGATGAGCTTCAGGACTACACCTACTGGATCCAGTGGACTGGTGATGGTGACAAACCTCAGAACAAAAGCACAACAAGCACTACTGTCACCGTGGATGGACTGAAACCTGGGTCCTTGTATGAATTTTCCGTGTTTGTGGAGAAGAATGGAGTCTATAGCTCCTGGAATAATCTCAGTGCCACCACAG CCCCCAACCCTGTCGGGAACCTGAGCGTGGAGGCTCAGACCACCAGCTCCATCACCCTGAGGTGGGATTCGCCCGATGACCCTGGCAGTCAGGACTACACCTACTGGATCCAGTGGACTGGTGATGGTGACAAACTTGAGAACAGAAGCACAACAAACACCAATGTCACTGTGGATGGACTGGAACCTGGGTCCTCGTATGAATTTTCCGTGTCGGCGGAGAAGAATGGAGTCTATAGCTCCTGGGAAACGCTCAATGCCACCACAG CTCCCAGTGAAGTCACGGATCTGCAGAATGAAACTCAGACCAACAACTCAATCACTCTGTCGTGGGAGGCCCCCCAAGACCCCCATTCTCGTCTCTACATATACTGGGTCCAGTGGGCCAGTGAGGGACATCCTGAGAGGGGGCAAGGTCTCCAAGGACTTCAGACCAACCAGACAGGCAGGATCAGGTATGAGGTGAAGGCCCTGGAGCCCGGGACTCTGTACACCTTCAGCGTGTGGGCAGAGAGGAACAATGTAACCAGTTCCAAACAGAGCCTCCACGTGTCCACAG TTCCGGATCCCGTCACCATCATCTCCTGCATCAGCATCCCTGGGGGCTATGGGGTCATCCTGACCTGGTCTTGTCCCCCAGGAGGCTACCAGGCCTTTGAGTTGCAGGTGGGTGTGCAGCGGGACTCCCAGGACAATTCCTCCTGTGAGAAGGGCGTGTCTGTGTCGGGTCTGCAGCCAGCTCGGTCCTACCCAGCCACCGTTACGACTGTCTGGGATGGAATGAGGGCCCTGCCTGTCTCCGAGATCTGCCACACCGACAGTGCAG GGGTCATCGCCGGAGCCATTATTGGTGTCCTTCTGCTTCTCATCCTGGTGGGCCTACTGGTTTTCTTCCTGAAGAGGAG ACGTAAGAAGAGTGAGAAGAAAGCAGCGCCCATGGATCCGGACTGTTG CTTTACAGGGGACATCCAGGCAGAAGACTTCGCTGACCATGTCAGGGAAAATGCGAAGGACAGCAACTGTGGTTTTGCAAACGAGTACCAG CAATTGGCCCTGGAGGGCCACAACCAGTCTCAGACGGTGGCCTTAGCTCCAGAAAACAGCGCCAAGAACCGTTACAGAAACGTGCTGCCCT ATGACTGGTCCCGCGTGCCCCTGGAGCCCCTCCATGAGAAGCCAGGCTCTGACTACATCAACGCCAGCTTCATACCT GGTCTCTGGAGTCCCCAGGAGTTCATTGCAGCCCAGGGCCCCCTGCCCCAGACCGTGGGTGACTTCTGGCGCCTGGTGTGGGAACAGCAGAGCCACACCTTGGTCATGCTGACCAACTGTGTGGAGTCCGGCCGG GTGAAGTGTGAGCATTATTGGCCTCTAGATGCCCAGCCCTGCACCCATGGGAGCCTACAAGTGACCCTGACGGATGAGGAGGTGATGGAGAACTGGACAGTACGAGACCTGAAGCTTTGGCAC ATGCAAGAGCAGAAGGCTCTATCTGTGCGTCAGTTCCACTACATGACCTGGCCAGACCATGGCGTCCCCCACTCCCCAGACCCCTTGCTGGCTTTCTGGAAGATGCTCCGGCAGTGGTTGAACCAGACCATGGGGGGAGGCCCCCCCATCGTGCACTGCAG TGCTGGTGTGGGCCGCACGGGCACCCTCATCGCCCTGGACGTCCTCCTGCGGCAGCTGGAGTGTGAGGGTCTCGTGGGGCCCTTCAGCTACTTGAAGAAGATGAGGGAAAGCCGGCCGCTGATGGTGCAGACTGAG gcccagtaCGTGTTCCTGCACGAGTGCATCCTGCGGTTCCTCCAGCAGTCCTCCCTAATCCCAGCCAAGAAGGAGCCCATGTATGAGAATCTGCTCTACAAGAATGTGGCCGCCATCCAGGCCGAGCAGCAGGAGGCATAA